One region of Deltaproteobacteria bacterium genomic DNA includes:
- a CDS encoding tandem-95 repeat protein, with protein sequence MILFFYRLLFVFSVLAVLCVTSSALAATYTVTKTADTNDGTCDSDCSLREAITAANGASGNTVEFNIDGGTDGGCTGAGGVCTISPTSALPSITAASMTINGYTQNSAAVNSAAFPNALNTTLKIVINGASAGSVSGLTISNVANCVIKGLAINGFAAKGIVITGSSATGNKIQGNFVGTDVTGETDSGNTSHGVWITSSSTANIIGTDGDGSNDNAERNLLSGNNAAGINMDTNCGSNTIAGNFIGTDKDGTTDLGNSGNGIVTNSGANSNFIGTDGDGTSDAVEGNVVSGNDTNGFNLVSNSNIIAGNLIGVNAAGTGAVKNGQAGISMSGNSNRIGTNGDGTSDTNERNVIGGHSTSPNRGVIGSGTGVIVAGNYIGIGSDGSTDLGNNRGIQIQADGWRIGTNGDGTADSAEANVISGNSTGVYVDTGGTNAVVAGNLIGLNAAGTSAVANDTAGIAVIASANNNSRIGTNADGTADSAERNIISGNGIGIGIENGATGVVVAGNYIGVDVNGNTAVANTQGIVLGKWDGSTAGSSNRIGTNGDGTNDTAERNVISGNTTGIEITNGSSNTIAGNYVGVGADGTTDVGNAGHGITFTNSGGSSNTIGGDIAAEANTIAYNGDASGEYGVRVAVAGSDGNDILRNSFFNNQDIGIKLNGDGANNDQAAPSITDQGTSGSDITLVGTSTASATVQIFEADSNSQEGKTWLGEATANGSGDWTFTLTAPYNEDGRIFVATATDATNGTSQFSASFTLANTTPVASSQTVTPDEDTSVTITLGLTDADGDTLTTTIVTLPASGALYQTADGATLGTAITSAPTNVTDSSRRVIYVPVANANGNGIGNFTFRGSDGLNTSNTATVTVNVTAVADSPTAAAQTVSLNEDTAKSITLAGSDPDGGSLTYAIVSNPSHGTLSGLNAGTGAVTYTPTANYNGTDAFSFWVYDGTTHSGAALVNLTISAVNDPPTASAQSVTVTESSTVITLSAVDVESSSLTFAIVSNPSHGALSALNASSGTVTYTPTTGYGGSDSFTFKANDGSADSSTATVRLTVDLSSATNHPPSVFAGTDFSAVEGAPSVLLGVATDEDGDSLTYLWSQSTGQTVSLTNTDQAKAAFTAPAPDGSGDLEFVLSVSDGTATATDSVRVRLARRNFTANDAALVNGRVAAASGGMVITREEGVDYKGREATAIDLGGGSVLYSSGSMPVGVVTLENAIVAADPGWRNNAGVVVMIDPAVLDEGTVIDLNNPKFAEKGGVIASYGNQDGNLFGYVVKTADVDGDGSSEILALAPGTSYGTLYVLSGDNLETRNMVLGSASEELKTSVLFTTDVNGADGDDLLIGLSTGGGAALTSSKGDRLLASVSPSASVWNGILGGSDLPTVYDLSAVEADFVVTAEGEVASADGGDLDGSGSEDLVLSASGEFGVDVIFGSSAVGDSVTSLSSANRLTTADSSLGPNDSAAVGDVTGDGYDDIVLGFSTAVGGKGKIVVVPGRSSWDANAYDIDYGIAINGLSGDAIGEWLILDDADGDGVVDIYTNAGTSGDSYLITLGSLIDEEAGGSGGGSDEEGGHLGPGGFGGCSLNNRSATIRSRRLLSSANTSWRIAVFLIATLIYSLWLRLLRLAMFTKVRSDSRWNLKTSTKTELLPVKISLFIFFVLTLISCGSARIPGSGDEAEEGGAGGSLPEEGEVFLTLTGKITQPTVDAELEALSKGMKGLIPRGFAVKRATASPNVACSVYDLGGAYLGGVTTGETGDFATTVAVSDTSDDATARIVVSCENGIHNFAETSLTEADLSAGSADGWMTGAVGGRTIPVRSSAGTWGASLP encoded by the coding sequence ATGATCCTGTTTTTTTATCGCTTGTTGTTTGTCTTTTCGGTTTTGGCGGTTCTTTGTGTCACTTCATCCGCCCTTGCCGCCACCTACACCGTCACCAAAACCGCCGACACCAACGACGGCACCTGCGACTCGGACTGTTCACTCCGTGAGGCGATCACCGCCGCCAACGGGGCCTCCGGCAACACGGTCGAATTCAACATCGACGGCGGCACCGATGGCGGTTGCACCGGCGCCGGCGGCGTCTGCACGATAAGCCCCACCAGCGCCCTCCCTTCCATCACCGCCGCAAGCATGACCATCAACGGCTATACCCAGAACAGCGCCGCGGTGAACTCCGCCGCCTTTCCCAACGCCCTCAACACGACCCTGAAGATCGTCATCAACGGGGCGAGCGCCGGTTCCGTGAGCGGCCTGACGATCAGCAATGTCGCCAACTGCGTGATCAAGGGGCTTGCCATCAACGGATTTGCCGCCAAGGGGATCGTCATCACCGGTTCCTCGGCCACGGGGAACAAAATCCAGGGGAACTTCGTTGGGACGGACGTGACCGGTGAGACGGACTCCGGCAATACCAGCCACGGTGTCTGGATCACCTCCTCCTCAACGGCCAATATTATCGGGACCGACGGCGACGGATCCAATGACAACGCCGAGCGGAACCTTCTCTCCGGCAACAATGCGGCGGGGATCAACATGGACACCAACTGCGGCTCCAATACCATCGCCGGCAATTTCATCGGCACCGACAAGGACGGCACCACCGATTTGGGGAACAGCGGCAACGGGATTGTCACCAATAGCGGCGCCAACAGCAATTTCATCGGCACCGACGGCGACGGGACCTCGGATGCCGTGGAGGGGAATGTCGTCTCGGGCAACGACACCAACGGGTTCAACCTCGTCTCCAACAGCAATATTATTGCCGGCAACTTGATCGGCGTGAATGCCGCCGGGACCGGGGCCGTGAAGAACGGCCAAGCGGGGATTTCCATGTCCGGCAACTCTAATCGGATTGGCACCAACGGCGACGGCACAAGCGACACCAACGAGCGGAATGTCATCGGGGGGCACAGCACCTCCCCCAACCGGGGGGTCATCGGGTCGGGGACGGGGGTCATCGTGGCCGGCAACTACATCGGGATCGGAAGCGACGGCTCTACCGATCTCGGCAACAACCGGGGAATCCAGATCCAGGCGGACGGCTGGAGAATCGGGACCAACGGGGACGGCACCGCCGATTCAGCCGAGGCCAACGTCATTTCAGGCAATTCCACCGGCGTCTATGTCGACACCGGCGGGACCAACGCGGTCGTTGCGGGGAACTTGATCGGGCTAAACGCGGCCGGCACGTCCGCCGTGGCCAACGACACGGCGGGGATCGCGGTGATCGCCTCGGCCAACAACAACTCGCGCATCGGCACCAACGCCGATGGCACCGCCGACTCCGCGGAGCGCAACATCATTTCCGGCAACGGCATCGGCATCGGCATCGAAAACGGCGCCACGGGCGTGGTCGTGGCCGGCAATTACATCGGGGTGGATGTCAACGGCAACACCGCCGTCGCCAATACGCAGGGCATTGTACTGGGGAAGTGGGACGGCTCCACGGCCGGAAGCTCCAACCGCATCGGGACAAACGGCGACGGCACCAACGACACAGCCGAGCGGAACGTGATCTCGGGTAACACCACCGGGATCGAAATCACCAACGGCTCCTCCAACACCATCGCGGGAAACTATGTCGGCGTGGGGGCCGACGGGACCACTGATGTGGGGAATGCCGGACACGGGATCACTTTCACCAACAGCGGCGGTTCCAGCAACACAATCGGCGGCGATATCGCGGCCGAGGCGAACACCATCGCCTATAACGGCGATGCCTCCGGCGAGTACGGCGTCCGCGTCGCCGTCGCCGGCTCCGACGGTAACGACATCCTGCGCAACTCCTTTTTCAACAATCAGGACATCGGCATCAAGTTGAACGGCGACGGCGCCAACAACGACCAGGCGGCTCCCTCTATTACCGATCAGGGGACAAGCGGCAGTGACATCACCCTGGTCGGCACTTCCACGGCCTCCGCCACGGTTCAAATCTTTGAGGCCGACTCCAACAGTCAGGAGGGAAAAACCTGGCTGGGAGAGGCGACAGCCAATGGGTCCGGCGACTGGACGTTTACGCTGACAGCCCCCTACAACGAGGACGGACGGATCTTTGTCGCCACCGCCACCGATGCCACCAACGGGACCTCCCAGTTTTCGGCGTCGTTCACGTTGGCAAACACCACGCCGGTGGCCTCAAGCCAGACCGTCACGCCGGACGAGGACACCAGCGTCACGATTACGCTCGGCCTGACTGATGCCGACGGCGACACGCTGACCACGACCATCGTCACACTCCCCGCAAGCGGCGCCCTCTATCAGACCGCCGACGGGGCGACTCTGGGCACGGCGATTACCTCAGCTCCGACAAACGTGACCGACTCAAGCCGAAGGGTCATCTATGTCCCTGTCGCCAACGCCAATGGAAACGGCATCGGCAATTTTACCTTCCGGGGGAGCGACGGCCTGAATACCTCCAACACCGCCACGGTTACGGTCAACGTGACCGCCGTGGCCGACAGCCCCACGGCCGCCGCGCAGACGGTTTCTTTAAACGAAGACACGGCAAAGAGTATTACCCTGGCGGGAAGCGATCCCGACGGCGGCTCCCTGACCTATGCCATCGTTTCCAACCCATCGCACGGAACATTAAGCGGCCTCAATGCCGGCACGGGCGCCGTCACCTACACCCCGACGGCCAACTATAACGGGACTGACGCCTTCAGTTTTTGGGTGTATGACGGCACGACCCACAGCGGGGCGGCCCTGGTGAATTTGACAATTTCAGCCGTCAACGACCCCCCGACAGCCAGTGCCCAGTCGGTGACGGTGACGGAATCCTCCACCGTCATCACCCTTTCGGCCGTGGATGTGGAGAGCAGTTCGCTAACTTTTGCTATTGTGTCGAACCCGTCGCACGGGGCGCTCTCGGCCTTGAACGCCTCTTCCGGGACAGTGACCTACACGCCGACAACCGGTTACGGCGGCTCCGACTCATTTACCTTTAAGGCAAACGACGGGAGTGCCGACAGCAGTACCGCCACGGTGAGACTCACGGTGGATCTATCCTCCGCAACCAATCACCCGCCGTCCGTCTTTGCGGGAACCGATTTCAGCGCCGTCGAGGGGGCGCCGTCGGTCCTGCTTGGCGTCGCCACCGACGAAGACGGGGATTCTCTGACCTACCTGTGGAGCCAGAGTACCGGCCAAACCGTTTCGCTCACAAACACCGACCAGGCGAAGGCGGCCTTCACCGCTCCGGCGCCGGACGGGAGCGGGGATCTGGAATTTGTTTTATCGGTCAGTGACGGGACCGCCACGGCCACCGACAGCGTGAGGGTCCGGCTCGCCCGAAGAAATTTCACCGCGAATGATGCCGCTCTGGTGAACGGAAGGGTCGCGGCGGCAAGCGGGGGGATGGTGATCACCCGCGAAGAGGGGGTTGACTACAAGGGGCGGGAGGCCACGGCGATCGACCTCGGAGGCGGCTCGGTTCTCTACTCCAGCGGCTCCATGCCGGTGGGGGTTGTGACCCTCGAAAACGCGATTGTGGCGGCAGACCCCGGATGGCGCAACAATGCCGGTGTGGTGGTCATGATCGACCCGGCGGTTTTGGATGAAGGGACCGTCATCGATCTCAACAATCCAAAATTCGCCGAAAAGGGGGGGGTCATTGCCTCCTACGGCAACCAAGACGGAAATTTGTTTGGCTATGTGGTCAAGACAGCCGACGTGGATGGGGACGGCTCTTCCGAAATTCTCGCTCTGGCCCCCGGGACCAGCTACGGAACGCTGTATGTGTTGAGCGGCGACAATCTGGAAACCCGTAACATGGTGCTGGGTTCCGCCTCCGAGGAATTGAAGACATCGGTCCTGTTCACCACCGACGTCAACGGCGCCGACGGGGATGATCTGTTGATCGGCCTCTCAACAGGGGGCGGCGCGGCTCTCACCTCCTCCAAAGGTGACCGGCTTTTGGCCAGTGTCAGCCCTTCGGCCTCTGTCTGGAACGGCATTTTGGGAGGGAGCGATCTCCCCACCGTGTACGATCTCTCTGCCGTTGAGGCCGATTTTGTGGTGACCGCGGAGGGGGAGGTGGCCAGCGCCGACGGAGGCGATCTGGACGGGAGCGGGAGCGAGGATCTGGTCTTGTCCGCCTCCGGGGAGTTTGGCGTCGATGTGATCTTCGGGAGCTCGGCGGTGGGGGACAGCGTGACCTCCCTTTCTTCCGCAAACCGGTTGACCACGGCGGATTCAAGCCTTGGCCCCAACGACAGCGCCGCGGTGGGGGATGTCACCGGCGACGGCTATGACGACATCGTCCTCGGTTTTTCAACGGCGGTTGGAGGGAAGGGAAAGATTGTCGTTGTGCCGGGGCGATCGAGCTGGGACGCAAACGCCTACGACATCGACTATGGCATCGCAATCAACGGTCTTTCCGGCGACGCGATCGGGGAGTGGCTGATTCTGGATGACGCGGACGGCGACGGCGTTGTCGACATCTACACCAACGCGGGGACTTCAGGCGATTCCTATCTCATCACCCTCGGCAGTCTCATCGACGAGGAGGCCGGCGGGAGCGGCGGCGGATCGGATGAAGAGGGGGGACATCTTGGCCCCGGCGGCTTTGGCGGTTGTTCGCTGAACAATCGATCGGCAACAATTCGGTCTCGGCGTCTGCTTTCGTCCGCCAATACTTCGTGGCGGATCGCGGTTTTTTTAATCGCCACTTTGATTTATTCGTTGTGGCTTAGATTGCTCCGGTTGGCGATGTTTACTAAGGTTCGCTCAGACAGCCGATGGAACCTCAAGACATCCACCAAGACCGAATTGTTGCCGGTAAAGATCTCCCTTTTCATTTTTTTTGTACTTACTCTCATCTCCTGCGGCTCCGCGCGCATTCCGGGGAGTGGGGACGAGGCGGAGGAAGGGGGCGCGGGAGGGAGCCTCCCCGAAGAGGGAGAGGTTTTTCTCACACTGACCGGAAAGATCACCCAGCCGACCGTTGATGCAGAGTTGGAGGCGTTGTCAAAAGGGATGAAGGGGCTCATCCCCCGCGGGTTTGCGGTCAAGCGGGCCACCGCCTCCCCCAATGTTGCCTGCAGTGTCTACGATCTGGGCGGGGCTTACCTCGGAGGGGTGACCACCGGCGAGACCGGCGATTTTGCGACGACCGTTGCCGTATCGGATACAAGCGATGACGCCACGGCCCGGATCGTCGTCAGTTGCGAAAACGGGATTCATAATTTTGCCGAGACCAGCCTCACCGAGGCGGATCTTTCTGCGGGCTCCGCCGATGGGTGGATGACTGGAGCGGTTGGGGGGAGGACTATTCCGGTGAGGTCATCAGCCGGGACATGGGGTGCCTCTTTGCCATGA